A portion of the Sabethes cyaneus chromosome 3, idSabCyanKW18_F2, whole genome shotgun sequence genome contains these proteins:
- the LOC128739463 gene encoding early growth response protein 1-B-like, with amino-acid sequence MDGFDDSTEDFLSNGFYQFYTEFHEDLFDVLQRDEPTFESSPAITPSEFIDTKQSQDLPVSDINLEANVENFILEYSCLNFSEIWDKDFKFPEKTFLCDDSCDALLRQNTNQPSAAPFGDDSNPSDGNDLPSSFVCPFETCRKVYAKPVHLKAHLRRHVGDKPYHCKWAGCKWRFSRSDELARHFRSHSGVRPYKCDFCPKCFSRSDHLAKHRKVHERKFAAGKCKGVWVSLPRGKPGRKPKASSKC; translated from the coding sequence ATGGACGGTTTCGACGACTCCACCGAGGACTTCCTCTCCAATGGATTCTACCAATTCTACACCGAGTTCCACGAGGATCTGTTCGATGTCCTTCAACGGGACGAGCCGACGTTCGAAAGTTCACCTGCAATTACTCCTTCGGAGTTTATTGACACCAAACAAAGCCAGGATCTCCCGGTCAGCGACATCAACCTCGAAGCCAACGTGGAGAATTTCATCCTAGAATATAGCTGCCTGAATTTCAGTGAAATCTGGGACAAGGACTtcaaatttccagagaaaaccTTTCTCTGCGATGACTCGTGCGATGCATTGCTCAGACAAAACACCAACCAGCCGTCGGCTGCTCCATTCGGCGACGACAGTAATCCTTCGGATGGAAACGACCTGCCATCCAGTTTCGTCTGCCCGTTCGAAACGTGTCGCAAAGTGTACGCCAAACCGGTACACCTGAAGGCCCACCTGCGAAGACACGTTGGCGATAAACCGTACCACTGTAAATGGGCCGGTTGCAAGTGGCGGTTTTCACGTTCCGACGAGCTGGCGCGGCACTTTCGGTCGCATTCCGGCGTACGGCCGTACAAGTGCGACTTCTGTCCGAAGTGTTTCTCACGGTCCGATCATCTCGCAAAACATCGGAAGGTGCACGAGCGAAAGTTTGCCGCCGGAAAGTGCAAAGGTGTTTGGGTCAGCTTGCCACGTGGCAAGCCTGGGAGGAAGCCGAAGGCTTCCAGTAAATGTTAA
- the LOC128741328 gene encoding ras-related protein Rab-4B — MSESYDYLFKFLIIGRAGSGKSCLLHHFIENKFKEDSSHTIGVEFGSRIVNVGGKSIKLQIWDTAGQERFRSVTRSYYRGAAGALLVYDTTSRDSFNVLSNWLNDARTLASQNICILLVGNKKDLEEDREVTFLEASNFAQENELIFLETSAKTGENVEEAFLKCSKTILAKIETGELDPERIGSGIQYGDTSMRSGGGAGLAGARQQSSVRRRTPDCAGGCRP, encoded by the exons ATGTCTGAATCATACG ATTATCTATTCAAGTTTCTCATCATCGGCCGAGCTGGAAGTGGAAAATCGTGTCTGCTGCATcactttattgaaaacaaat TCAAAGAAGACAGTTCACACACCATCGGAGTTGAGTTTGGTTCCAGGATCGTCAATGTGGGTGGCAAATCTATCAAGTTGCAAATTTGGGACACGGCTGGACAGGAACGGTTCCGCTCTGTCACAAGATCTTACTACCGAGGTGCTGCTGGTGCTTTATTGGTGTACGACACAACCTCTCGGGACAGTTTCAATGTCCTCTCGAATTGGCTGAATGATGCTCGGACGCTCGCTTCGCAAAACATTTGTATTTTGTTGGTTGGAAATAAGAAAGATCTGGAGGAAGACCGGGAAGTAACCTTTCTGGAGGCAAGCAACTTCGCTCAGGAAAATGAGCTAATATTCCTGGAGACGAGCGCCAAAACGGGAGAAAATGTGGAGGAAGCTTTTCTGAAGTGCTCGAAAACTATCCTGGCAAAGATCGAAACCGGCGAGTTGGACCCGGAACGAATTGGCAGCGGCATTCAGTATGGTGATACATCGATGCGAAGTGGCGGAGGAGCTGGATTGGCAGGTGCTCGACAGCAAAGCAGCGTCAGACGTCGGACGCCCGATTGTGCCGGTGGCTGCCGGCCGTAG
- the LOC128743206 gene encoding N-sulphoglucosamine sulphohydrolase produces MWFTAVPICLLSVLTVSLAHKNVLLLLADDGGFEIGAYRNRIVQTPFLDALAKESLIFNNAYTSVSSCSPSRASILTGMPEHQNGMYGLHNGVHNFNSLKTARSISTLLSENGVRTGLIGKKHVGPGEVYKFDYERTEEQFPINQVGRNITKIKLLAREFLLESKNTGKPFFLMVSFHDPHRCGHITPQYGSFCERWGSGEEGMGFIPDWHPIYYVWDQIMLPYYIPDTEPARRDVAAQYTTISRLDQGVGLILQELKNAGLDNDTLVIYTSDNGPPLPAARTNLYDPGMAEPMFIQSPDLKSRKNQVTYSMASHLDLVPTFLDWFNISYPQGSADSNAIDRNVQLTGKSLLPLLYVEPPANPDQAVYASQSFHEITMAYPMRAIRTKRFKLIHNLNYQLPFPIDQDFYVSPTFQDMLNRTLAHQDLRWYKTLQQYYQRPEWELYDLKLDPAERKNLIGKAVAKETFEKLKKKLFQWQTLTDDPFRCMPGAVLLDTGEYRDNATCLTLGQ; encoded by the exons ATGTGGTTCACGGCGGTACCGATCTGCCTGCTCTCGGTTTTAACTGTTAGTTTAGCCCATAAAAACGTTCTACTTCTGCTTG CGGATGAtggtggatttgaaattggtgctTATCGCAATCGGATCGTACAAACGCCATTTCTGGACGCGTTGGCAAAGGAAAGTTTAATTTTCAACAATGCCTACACGTCGGTCAGCAGTTGCTCACCTTCGCGGGCTTCCATTCTGACCGGGATGCCGGAGCATCAAAACGGAATGTACGGGCTGCATAATGGAGTGCACAATTTTAATTCACTAAAAACGGCTAGAAGCATTTCGACCTTGCTGAGTGAGAACGGCGTGAGGACCGGTTTGATTGGAAAGAAACATGTCGGCCCGGGTGAGGTGTATAAGTTTGACTACGAACGAACGGAGGAGCAATTTCCGATCAATCAAGTTGGGCGGAATATAACGAAGATAAAATTGCTTGCGCGAGAATTTCTGCTGGAGAGTAAAAATACCGGTAAGCCTTTCTTCTTGATGGTTTCGTTCCATGATCCGCACCGTTGTGGACACATTACACCCCAGTATGGGTCGTTCTGCGAACGTTGGGGATCTGGTGAGGAAGGGATGGGTTTTATTCCGGATTGGCATCCGATCTACTATGTTTGGGATCAGATTATGTTGCCTTACTACATTCCCGATACGGAACCAGCTCGTAGAGATGTGGCTGCTCAATATACGACTATTTCACGCTTAGATCAAGGGGTTGGTTTGATTTTGCAAGAATTAAAAAATGCTGGCTTAGATAATGACACGTTAGTTATCTATACTTCGGATAATGGGCCACCACTGCCTGCAGCTAGGACTAATCTTTACGATCCTGGGATGGCTGAACCCATGTTCATCCAATCTCCAGATCTTAAGAGTCGAAAAAATCAAGTAACTTACTCGATGGCTAGTCACCTGGACCTAGTTCCAACGTTCCTCGACTGGTTCAACATTTCCTATCCGCAGGGTTCCGCAGATAGCAATGCTATTGATAGAAACGTTCAACTCACAGGAAAATCCCTTCTACCTTTACTGTACGTGGAACCTCCGGCTAATCCCGACCAAGCAGTGTACGCCTCCCAGTCATTCCACGAAATTACGATGGCCTATCCTATGCGAGCAATTCGcacgaaacgatttaagctcaTACACAATCTCAACTACCAGTTGCCATTCCCAATCGATCAAGACTTTTACGTGTCGCCAACGTTCCAAGATATGCTGAATCGCACGCTAGCCCATCAGGATCTACGCTGGTACAAGACTCTGCAGCAGTACTACCAGCGACCCGAGTGGGAATTGTACGATCTTAAGTTGGATCCAGCGGAAAGGAAAAATCTTATCGGTAAAGCAGTCGCTAAAGAAACGTTTGAGAAGCTTAAAAAGAAACTGTTCCAGTGGCAAACCCTAACGGACGATCCGTTCCGTTGTATGCCCGGTGCCGTATTACTAGACACCGGCGAGTATCGTGATAATGCCACCTGTCTTACGTTAGGGCAGTGA
- the LOC128741663 gene encoding exocyst complex component 8, translating to MPESGVTVFEKDNFNAEKYVKELVQDCVGGPELQQTKAKIQSHSDTVSSTLKKHVYENYMQFIETAKEISHLESEMYQLSHILIEQRNLLSTLKDECMLDDQKYIIEDQSIDPNVNEEQQNKKAIQLIKESLIGYKGNLDDKVFIYEGGLIELDPNDYRPICRIHLFLFNEILVLAKIKHDKKLEFLTEYDTKKIAVINIKDLDGVNKNAINVITSDGARIFQCVNSATKLEWIDKFEVAIKFHQIKTHKKGPAPQPPTSLKFAAPQQQQQQQKSIDSELLSPTASEKIAITENLAPDWLASAPEEIQAEIAQRHFEDSLALVQKCEEYLAKDSTFRGAAEIGEKIKTLKNTLSTVLMQELSNSQSRSLQAALRSSRRPLKLLVEMEKAREACGILLRVCSTAIRTSQRQARRNNLAISELFFCDVAQVASEFLRAFSSKASCTSALIVWCNMELQYFASQLIKHYLTKDTQLEVVAKVVEGVRKPCSKLTDIGLDLSYHMEGLLRNTLEQLLQEAKYRLVESIGRTEDVWQPYNLQTKTNLRNTLKEFDALGLDMKPLVTGDTWINLTQTTVNFCRHFLTTTESCAYLAKYDSLKGDAEVLLKELFLAQHGTKPHGMTGIDLNFVCKNKTYMCEVLLPIAIAHFTKISTKRPDLLTELQLQLRGPPKPKPRSVYKTDVL from the exons ATGCCTGAATCCGGTGTAACAGTGTTTGAAAAGGACAATTTTAATGCGGAGAAAT ATGTCAAGGAACTCGTTCAAGATTGCGTGGGTGGACCGGAACTGCAGCAAACCAAAGCGAAAATTCAAAGCCACAGCGATACGGTTTCATCGACGTTGAAAAAACATGTTTACGAAAACTATATGCAATTTATTGAGACGGCTAAGGAAATTTCAC ACTTGGAGTCAGAAATGTACCAACTTTCGCATATCCTGATAGAGCAACGTAATTTGTTATCCACGCTAAAGGACGAATGTATGCTGGACGATCAGAAGTATATCATTGAAGATCAGAGCATCGATCCAAACGTGAACGAggaacagcaaaataaaaaagcaatTCAGCTGATCAAGGAATCACTTATTGGCTATAAG GGCAATCTGGACGACAAAGTATTCATCTATGAAGGCGGTCTAATTGAACTGGACCCGAACGATTATAGACCCATTTGCCGTATTCATTTGTTTCTTTTCAATGAGATTCTGGTTTTAGCCAAAATTAAACATGACAA AAAATTAGAATTCCTAACAGAGTATGACACGAAAAAGATTGCCGTCATAAACATCAAAGATTTGGATGGGGTCAACAAAAATGCAATCAACGTGATCACAAGCGATGGGGCACGAATTTTCCAGTGCGTCAATTCGGCTACCAAACTGGAATGGATCGATAAGTTCGAGGTGGCAATAAAATTTCACCAGATAAAGACGCACAAAAAAGGACCAGCTCCGCAGCCACCGACGAGCTTGAAATTTGCTGCAcctcagcaacagcagcaacaacaaaaatcGATCGACAGTGAGCTGCTAAGCCCAACGGCTTCGGAAAAGATTGCGATTACCGAAAATCTTGCGCCGGACTGGCTTGCTTCCGCCCCCGAAGAAATTCAGGCGGAAATAGCTCAGCGACATTTCGAGGACAGTTTGGCACTGGTGCAAAAATGTGAAGAGTATTTGGCGAAGGACAGCACCTTCCGTGGGGCAGCAGAAATCGGGGAGAAAATTAAAACACTGAAGAACACTCTTTCTACGGTGCTGATGCAAGAGCTGTCCAATTCGCAAAGCCGCAGCTTACAGGCAGCGCTGAGATCCAGTCGACGACCGCTGAAACTGCTGGTGGAAATGGAAAAGGCACGGGAAGCATGCGGTATACTTCTGCGGGTTTGCAGCACCGCCATTCGAACTTCCCAGCGACAAGCTAGGAGAAATAATTTGGCCATCTCGGAATTGTTTTTCTGTGATGTGGCACAAGTGGCAAGCGAATTTCTACGGGCTTTTAGCAGCAAAGCTTCATGCACCAGTG CCCTGATCGTGTGGTGCAATATGGAACTGCAGTATTTTGCTTCGCAATTGATCAAACATTACCTAACGAAAGATACTCAACTGGAAGTGGTGGCGAAGGTGGTGGAAGGCGTTCGAAAGCCATGCTCCAAATTGACAGATATAGGACTGGATCTGTCCTATCACATGGAAGGATTATTGCGAAACACCCTTGAGCAGTTACTGCAAGAAGCTAAATATCGACTTGTGGAATCCATCGGTCGTACTGAGGATGTTTGGCAACCGTACAATTTGCAAACCAAGACGAATTTGCGAAATACTTTGAAGGAGTTCGATGCCTTAGGTTTGGATATGAAACCTCTGGTAACCGGGGATACGTGGATCAACTTAACACAGACAACGGTCAACTTCTGTCGGCATTTTCTTACTACTACCGAGAGTTGTGCCTATTTGGCAAAGTACGATTCACTGAAAGGCGATGCCGAAGTCCTGCTCAAGGAGCTGTTCTTAGCACAACATGGAACCAAGCCACATGGAATGACTGGAATCGAT CTCAACTTCGTTTGCAAGAACAAAACTTATATGTGTGAAGTGCTGCTTCCGATTGCGATTGCGCACTTTACGAAAATCTCCACAAAGCGGCCTGATCTGCTGACCGAACTACAGTTACAGTTGCGTGGACCTCCGAAACCAAAGCCACGCAGTGTTTATAAAACAGATGTCCTCTAA
- the LOC128741664 gene encoding uncharacterized protein LOC128741664, translating to MDTDKLNRELQIFRNHVKICRENVIHKLVRDIKFWKAKQETQSDNNNQRANKKVQSLEATFEFIRTQSASELAKAVIKFNPKQDAASTVEHRALMRFHENKKLHPEIKALIRRFGLKSKMDVLDKYLKGPAGCAKKGKQQKRKKKNEKKKKKETEQDSEDQGFCEVGEKSESDEEIASDEDSVSGGMAEGDGKFVKVAKATVETSNSKKLKRKSDKSRSKTVKIKKVFIAPDEEDDDEEKCVKIQDSFFVTSSGQSYVATAPVVDSKELEKEELSWKRAVKRKDIFGRKEEEPSKQNKTDDLHPSWKAKQQQKGIAAFEGKRKRFGDDSVKTTTKSASDMHPSWVAKQQQRTLQPFQGKKTKFDPVESVKSEQTDPNLHPSWAAKQKQKGIKSFAGTKIVFDSIEPIAAGTNKSLAKSKPVQVTEAQPADVHPSWAAKQKEKGIKEFQGKKITFDD from the exons ATGGATACTGATAAGCTAAACCGGGAG CTGCAAATTTTCCGTAACCACGTTAAAATCTGCCGAGAAAACGTTATCCACAAACTGGTGCGAGATATAAAATTCTGGAAAGCCAAACAGGAAACGCAGTCCGACAACAACAACCAGCGGGCAAACAAAAAGGTGCAATCGCTGGAAGCAACATTCGAGTTTATCCGCACACAGTCGGCTTCGGAACTGGCCAAAGCAGTTATTAAATTTAACCCCAAGCAAGATGCTGCCAGTACGGTAGAGCACCGTGCGCTGATGCGGTTtcacgaaaacaaaaaactgcatCCGGAAATTAAAGCTCTGATCAGACGGTTCGGACTCAAGAGCAAAATGGATGTGCTGGATAAGTATCTCAAGGGACCTGCCGGTTGTGCGAAAAAGGGTAAACagcagaagaggaagaagaaaaacgaaaaaaagaagaaaaaggagaCGGAACAAGATTCGGAAGATCAAGGTTTTTGTGAGGTGGGTGAGAAGTCGGAGTCTGATGAGGAAATTGCGTCGGATGAAGATTCTGTTTCTGGTGGTATGGCAGAAGGCGATGGCAAATTCGTTAAAGTTGCTAAGGCAACCGTAGAAACATCGAACAGTAAGAAGCTCAAACGAAAGTCGGATAAAAGTCGAAGCAAAACGGtgaaaataaagaaagtttttatAGCACCAGATGAGGAAGACGATGACGAGGAAAAGTGCGTCAAAATTCAGGATAGCTTTTTCGTGACAAGTTCCGGTCAAAGTTACGTTGCCACAGCCCCTGTAGTGGACAGTAAAGAGCTAGAAAAAGAAGAACTTAGCTGGAAGCGAGCCGTCAAGCGGAAAGATATTTTCGGTAGGAAAGAAGAGGAGCCTAGCAAGCAAAATAAAACGGATGATCTTCATCCGTCTTGGAAGGCAAAACAGCAACAGAAGG GTATAGCAGCGTTTGAGGGTAAACGAAAACGCTTTGGTGATGATTCAGTGAAAACAACCACGAAGTCGGCTTCGGATATGCACCCATCGTGGGTTGCTAAACAACAGCAACGTACCCTGCAACCCTTCCAGGGTAAGAAAACTAAATTTGATCCGGTTGAAAGTGTGAAATCGGAGCAGACAGATCCGAATCTGCATCCTTCGTGGGCTgcgaagcagaagcagaagggCATCAAATCATTCGCAGGAACGAAAATTGTGTTTGATTCAATTGAACCTATTGCTGCCGGTACAAATAAGTCGTTAGCAAAGAGTAAACCAGTGCAGGTAACGGAAGCACAACCGGCCGATGTGCATCCGTCTTGGGCTGCCAAGCAAAAGGAAAAAGGCATCAAGGAATTTCAAGGTAAGAAAATCACATTCGACGATTGA